GGATTTCCTGAGTTGTCTCGAAACGGATTTTTGAGTTTTCTTCATTTGTAATATGCTCAACAAATTTTGTTGCCCAATAAGGGTTTTTAGTGAATGCAGTTACATGCCAGCCTTTAACACCCATGAATGTTTTAACAGGCTCACCGTTAGGAAGCTTTGGCATTACAGAAACTCCAACATCAATTCCTGCATCCTTCATGCCTTGAAGTGCCCATGGACCATTCATAACAGAAGCAGCTTTTCCTTCATTGAATAAGCCATCCATTGCTGCTCCGCCACTTTCCCCGATGATTCCTTTAGGGAATAAGCCCTCACTGTACCATTTTTGAATGAACTCAGCACCTTCAACAGCGCCTTCGTTGTTTAAGCCTACATCTTCACGGTCTAATGCACCGTCATTTTCCTTGAAAACATATCCGCCCATGCCAGCAATAGGTCCGTGTGCGAAATAGAAGTTATCGAATAGAGCCAGGAATCCGTACTGTCCGCCAGCCGTCAATTCTTTAGCTTGAGTGTAAAGCTCATCCATTGTTTCAGGAGCTTTTTCCATTAATGCTTTATTATAGATGAATACTGGTGTTTCAGTTGCTTTTGGAAGACCATATAATTTTCCGTCAAACATTTGAGCAGTGATGGATGATTCTGTGAAAGTATCAAGAACACTGTCTTCTACCTGGATTTCCTGAAGAAGACCTTCAGTTACAACCTGGCCAATCTGGTCATGAGGAAGTGTAACAACGTCAGGTGCATTTCCCGCAGGTCCATCAAGTCTTAATTGGTCACGGATCTTATCTGCCATGCCCAACTCTTTAAATTCAACTTTAATTCCATATTCTTTTTCAAAAGACTCAATGGCAGGCTTTAAAGCTATGCCTTTATCTGTGTCTTCCCAAACTACTAATTTTTCCGGTTTTGGCTCTTCAGCCTGGTTTTCGCTTGTGCCGTTATCTTTATCTGTGTTTTCCGGCTGTGCCTCACGCTGAGGACCGCAAGCTGCCAGCATTCCGATCACTAATACCAGCATCATAAAGAAAGATAGTGACTTTTTCATGATATTGCCCCCTTTAAATAAATCTGTTGAGTAATGCAAAAAGTACAACCGTTTGCACAAAAGTGTAAACGCTTTTATCTATTTCTAAAAAATATGAGCGTTCACTTAAACTTTTACCCAATGAAACCGCTTAATGAAAACGATTGCACAATTTCTAATTTTTATTATACAAGGTTTTTGGGCTTTTACAACTACTTTTTTCTAAATATTTTTAAGCGAAAATTAATTTCAAAAGATTGATACTCATTTCTATACTATATTTTCATTTCTTTCATATGGTATAATGCAAGCGATTGCACTTTGAAAGGGGAATTTCAATGGAAAAAGCAGCTATCATACATTATCCTGCTGATCATTATGTTTATCCCATCAGCAAGAAAACCTTACATATTAGACTGCAAACAAAGAAAGAAGATGTTTCTGAAGTCACTTTAATACACGGTGACCAATATCTTTGGGCAGATGGAAAATGGCAGTATGAAAAAACGGAAATGAAGAAATCCGGATCTGATGGCATTCATGATTATTGGCATGTATATATTGACCCGCCACATAGAAGATCCAGATATGGCTTTCAATTAAAGTCTGGTGAAGAAAAATTAATTTTGACCGAAAAAGGTTTTTACGAGGAGGCTCCTTCTGATTCAGGTTATTATTTCAACTTTCCTTATCTGCATCCTGAAGAAGTATTTAAAGCTCCTTCCTGGGTGAAGGATACAGTCTGGTATCAGATTTTCCCAGAAAGATTTGCTAAC
This window of the Cytobacillus pseudoceanisediminis genome carries:
- a CDS encoding extracellular solute-binding protein, whose protein sequence is MKKSLSFFMMLVLVIGMLAACGPQREAQPENTDKDNGTSENQAEEPKPEKLVVWEDTDKGIALKPAIESFEKEYGIKVEFKELGMADKIRDQLRLDGPAGNAPDVVTLPHDQIGQVVTEGLLQEIQVEDSVLDTFTESSITAQMFDGKLYGLPKATETPVFIYNKALMEKAPETMDELYTQAKELTAGGQYGFLALFDNFYFAHGPIAGMGGYVFKENDGALDREDVGLNNEGAVEGAEFIQKWYSEGLFPKGIIGESGGAAMDGLFNEGKAASVMNGPWALQGMKDAGIDVGVSVMPKLPNGEPVKTFMGVKGWHVTAFTKNPYWATKFVEHITNEENSKIRFETTQEIPPVKSLIEDPVIADNEAAKAVAEQSQYAVPMPNIPEMAEVWGPMASALQTIATGKAEPKAALDDAVKTIKTNIETNHPAK